CTTTGTAGGTGCTCAGGCCTCGTACGGCTACCACGTGCGCGTTGCCAAGAGCTTCGGCTCCGTCTTCACCGAGTGCGCGCTGCCCAACGGCTACTCCCAGGCCATCTGGGCCAACAGCGGCGACTACTACTACAGCGACCAGCTGACCAAGCACCGCAAGGTCGAAACCAAGCTTCCGTATGTCGCGCGCATCGTGAGACCCGACGACGATCGCGCCTCCGCGCCCCCCGCCAACGTGCTCCTCGTTTGCGGCAGATGGGACCACATCAACGCTAGTTTCCAGCAATCAAAGCACCAATTCGACGGCTGTGACGGCGCCCACCAGTTCTTCGACGGCCAATTGCGGCTGCCGGGCTCCGCCCCCCAGGGTCTCGTCCCCATCCAGGACTGCTGCATGATCTCCCTGGCCCTCGTCGCCACCCTCTAGGCATGCAGCCTTCAGACACTCAGATCGCGGGCCAATCGAGCTCTTCACTATGTAGATCTATTTTTAGTGGGCCCTCGTATAAATTTTTCACGACGCTCCTTAGAAGACGTCATAAACAAAGGCAGGTTGGAAGTTGATCGAGAAAAGATCTCACTTTTAAAGAGTCGATCAAAGAAACAAGATCGCTGCAAACATAGATCAAGCCTACGATGCGTTTCTCTACTCTCGCTACTGGATTGCTGCTAGCTGCCACGCAGGTCGCCGCCGTCGGCGACCTGGGTTTCAACCTGGGTGTGAAAAACAACGACGGCACCTGTAAGAGCACGTCTGACTTCGAGGCAGACTTGGATGTGTTGAAGCCATACGGCGACGTTGTGAAGATCTATGCGGTGTCCGACTGCAACACGTTGCAGAACCTGGGCCCTGCTGTGGAAAACAAGGGCTTCCGTGTGTTCTTGGGGGTGTGGCCCAACGACGACGCGCACTTCGAGGCCGAGAAGAACGCGTTGAAGACATACTTGCCGGAGTTAAAGACCTCCACGGTTGCCGGTATTCTTGTCGGCTCCGAGGCGCTGTACCGTGGGGATCTCACCGCGCCTGAGCTGGCCGACAAGATCAACGACGTCAAGAGCACTGTCGCCGGCATCCAGGGCTCCGACGGCAAGTCGTACTCCGGTGTGCAGGTCGGTACCGTCGACTCCTGGAACGTGCTGGTCGCAGGTTACAATGCGCCAGCCATCGAGGCCAGTGACATCGTGATGGCCAACGCCTTCTCGTACTGGCAAGGCCAGGCGATGAACAACGCCTCGTACTCCTTCTTCGACGACATCATGCAGGCGTTGCAGACCATCCAGACCGTCAAGGGCACCACCGACATCAGCTTCTGGGTCGGTGAGACTGGCTGGCCAACCGGCGGAACCAACTTCGGAGCTGCCTACCCATCCGTCCAGAATGCGCAGCAGTTCTGGCAGGAGGGCGTTTGCGCCATGAGAGGCTGGGGCGTCAACGTGATCGCCTTCGAGGCCTTCGACGAGGACTGGAAGCCAGACACCTCTGGTATCTCCGACGTCGAGAAGCACTGGGGTATCTGGACCTCGGACAAGAGTTTGAAGTACAACATAACCTGCAGCTTCGATTAAGCGGTCTCGCCGGCCCCCCGCTGCTACTACTTATGATATCCCACTACgttttttcttgattcttctgGCCCGCGAATGGACCGTATATAGCTCTTTTAAAGCCctttttgaacaagacaTTAGCCGGCACCTGTGTTGGCGGTCCGGGATCCACCAACCGATGTAGCCCCAGCTAAGGTCTACCTTACGACCCACCTTGGT
Above is a genomic segment from Torulaspora globosa chromosome 1, complete sequence containing:
- the BGL2 gene encoding glucan 1,3-beta-glucosidase (ancestral locus Anc_5.8) gives rise to the protein MRFSTLATGLLLAATQVAAVGDLGFNLGVKNNDGTCKSTSDFEADLDVLKPYGDVVKIYAVSDCNTLQNLGPAVENKGFRVFLGVWPNDDAHFEAEKNALKTYLPELKTSTVAGILVGSEALYRGDLTAPELADKINDVKSTVAGIQGSDGKSYSGVQVGTVDSWNVLVAGYNAPAIEASDIVMANAFSYWQGQAMNNASYSFFDDIMQALQTIQTVKGTTDISFWVGETGWPTGGTNFGAAYPSVQNAQQFWQEGVCAMRGWGVNVIAFEAFDEDWKPDTSGISDVEKHWGIWTSDKSLKYNITCSFD